The genomic interval GGCGGCGGGCCGCGCGCAGGTTGACCCAGTCGGCGAGCCGGACGGTGGGCACCGCGAGCAGGATGAAGAGGAACCCGGCCACCAGGTAGGGCGTGAAGTCGTAGGTCCGCGCGACCTCGATCTGGGCGGCCCGCACCGCGTCGACCGCACCGAGGACCGAGATCAGCCCGACGTCCTTCTGCAGCGCGACGAAGTCGTTGAGCAGCGGCGGCGTCACCCGGCGGACCGCCTGCGGCAGGACGACCCGACGCATCGACTGCCCGTAGGTGAGGCCGAGCGACCGGGCCGCCATCCGCTGGCTCGGGTGCACCGTCTCGATGCCGGCGCGGAAGACCTCGGCGACGTACGCCGAGTAGGTCAGCACCAGCGCGACTGCGCCGAGGAAGACCGGGGAGGTCGGCACCCCCTGCAGCCGCAGCCCCGGCACGCCGAACCCGATGATGTAGAGCAGGACGATCAACGGGAAGCCGCGGAACACGTCGGTGTAGACCGCGGCCAGGAACCGCAGCGGCGCGAACACCGGCCCGCGCAGCGTGCGGGTCGCGGCGACGCCGAGCCCCACGGCCACGATGAGCACCGCGCACACCGCGAGGACCCGCAGGTTGAGCCAGAAGCCCTCGAGGATCGCCGGGAACGAGTCCTTGGCCACCTGCGGGTCGAGGAACTGCTCCTTC from Actinomycetes bacterium carries:
- a CDS encoding amino acid ABC transporter permease, whose amino-acid sequence is KEQFLDPQVAKDSFPAILEGFWLNLRVLAVCAVLIVAVGLGVAATRTLRGPVFAPLRFLAAVYTDVFRGFPLIVLLYIIGFGVPGLRLQGVPTSPVFLGAVALVLTYSAYVAEVFRAGIETVHPSQRMAARSLGLTYGQSMRRVVLPQAVRRVTPPLLNDFVALQKDVGLISVLGAVDAVRAAQIEVARTYDFTPYLVAGFLFILLAVPTVRLADWVNLRAARRQQAGGAL